In Nicotiana tabacum cultivar K326 chromosome 17, ASM71507v2, whole genome shotgun sequence, one DNA window encodes the following:
- the LOC107820198 gene encoding leucine--tRNA ligase, chloroplastic/mitochondrial — protein sequence MLQTSTHHHFPPQLLLHLPLCSRTLMLSAHRRPLLRHQSCTHVRLRVSSCTKSSSKNTVTELVKEVDGQKANEQQKQQVKRSYPFHEIEPKWQHYWEENKTFRTPDEIDTSKPKFYVLDMFPYPSGAGLHVGHPLGYTATDILARFKRMQGFNVLHPMGWDAFGLPAEQYAIETGTHPKITTLRNISRFRSQLKSLGFSYDWDREISTTEPDYYKWTQWIFLQLMKRGLAYQAEVPVNWCPALGTVLANEEVVDGVSERGGHPVIRKPMRQWMLRITAYADRLLEDLDDLDWPESIKEMQRNWIGRSEGAELDFVVINGNGQEEEKRITVYTTRPDTIFGATYLVLAPEHPILSSILSEAQSKHVEEYRELAIRKSDLERTELQKEKTGVFTGCYARNPANGQDIPIWVADYVLGSYGTGAIMAVPAHDTRDYEFAMKYSIPISWVVKPDDGDCGNFERPYSGEGTMINASSSESGLGINGLPSKEAASRVIQWLEKSGNGKQKVNYKLRDWLFARQRYWGEPIPVIFLDDTGEGIPVSETELPLTLPELDDFTPTGTGEAPLSKADSWVITKDPLSGKAARRETNTMPQWAGSCWYYLRFMDPKNSSALVDKAKEQYWSPVDVYVGGAEHAVLHLLYARFWHKVLYDIGVVSTKEPFKCVINQGIILGEVQYTACKDDKGNLISADSVAELAEYNQEKIPEEKVMKYGDFFVLKDNPNLRLIARAHKMSKSRGNVINPDDVVLEYGADSLRLYEMFMGPLRDSKTWNTSGIEGVHRFLARSWRLIVGSPSPAGSYPDGTSTVDEKPSIEQLRSLHRCIDKVTEEIEGTRFNTGISAMMEFINAAYKWDKLPRSIIEAFVLLLSPYAPHMAEELWSRLGHPNSLAYEPFPKADAAYLKESTVVLPVQINGKTRGTIQVEETCTEEEAFRLASLDTKLSKFLDGKSIRKRIYVQGKILNIVIDAQKKVKVAQQ from the exons ATGCTCCAAACTTCCACGCACCACCACTTTCCTCCTCAGCTCCTCCTTCATCTTCCTCTATGCAGCCGTACACTTATGCTCTCCGCTCACCGCCGGCCCTTACTCCGCCACCAATCTTGTACCCATGTGCGCCTACGAGTCTCCAGCTGTACAAAGAGTTCTAGCAAAAATACAGTGACTGAGCTAGTAAAAGAAGTTGACGGTCAAAAGGCTAATGAGCAACAGAAACAGCAAGTTAAAAGGTCTTACCCGTTTCACGAAATTGAACCAAAATGGCAACACTATTGGGAGGAGAACAAGACATTTCGAACCCCTGATGAGATTGATACTTCAAAGCCCAAATTCTATGTTCTTGATATGTTCCCCTATCCAAG TGGAGCTGGTTTGCATGTTGGACATCCACTTGGATATACTGCAACAGATATCCTTGCTAGATTTAAACGCATGCAAGGTTTCAATGTATTGCATCCAATGGGATGGGATGCATTTGGTTTACCTGCTGAACAATACGCTATTGAG ACAGGCACACatccaaaaatcacaactttgagGAATATTAGTCGTTTCCGCTCGCAG CTTAAATCTCTAGGCTTCTCTTATGATTGGGATCGTGAAATTTCTACGACAGAACCTGATTACTACAAATGGACTCAGTGGATATTTCTTCAACTTATGAAGAGAGGACTAGCTTATCAG GCTGAAGTGCCTGTCAATTGGTGTCCAGCACTTGGCACTGTCTTGGCAAATGAAGAAGTGGTTGATGGTGTAAGTGAAAGAGGGGGGCATCCAGTCATCAGAAAG CCTATGCGGCAGTGGATGTTGAGGATTACTGCCTATGCTGACCGTCTTCTTGAGGATTTGGATGACCTAGACTGGCCTGAAAGTATAAAGGAAATGCAGAGGAATTGGATTGGGAGGTCGGAAGGAGCAGAATTGGATTTTGTTGTCATAAATGGTAACGGTCAGGAAGAAGAGAAAAGGATAACAGTTTATACAACAAGGCCGGACACTATTTTTGGTGCAAC ATATTTAGTCCTTGCACCTGAGCATCCTATTCTGTCATCAATTTTATCTGAAGCACAGAGTAAACAT GTAGAGGAGTACAGAGAACTTGCCATTAGAAAGAGTGACCTTGAGAGGACTGAGCTTCAAAAGGAAAAAACAGGTGTCTTTACCGGGTGTTATGCAAGAAATCCAGCCAATGGACAAGATATTCCTATTTGGGTTGCTGATTATGTCTTGGGAAG CTACGGCACAGGAGCAATAATGGCTGTGCCTGCCCATGACACACGTGACTATGAATTTGCTATGAAGTACAGTATCCCAATTTCTTGGGTTGTAAAACCAGATGATGGCGATTGTGGCAATTTTGAGAGACCATATTCAGGTGAAGGAACTATGATAAATGCATCAAGTTCAGAGTCAGGGCTTGGCATTAATGGTTTGCCTAGCAAGGAAGCTGCTTCAAGAGTCATTCAATGGCTTGAGAAAAGCGGAAACGGGAAGCAAAAG GTAAATTACAAGTTAAGGGACTGGCTTTTTGCTCGGCAACGCTATTGGGGGGAGCCTATTCCAGTTATCTTTTTGGATGACACTGGAGAAGGTATTCCAGTTTCAGAAACTGAGCTGCCCCTTACCCTTCCCGAGTTGGATGATTTCACTCCCACAGGGACAGGGGAGGCTCCTCTATCCAAAGCAGATTCTTGG GTTATAACCAAAGATCCTTTATCTGGAAAAGCTGCTAGACGAGAAACAAATACCATGCCCCAGTGGGCTGGTTCTTGCTG GTACTATCTAAGATTTATGGACCCAAAGAACTCCAGTGCATTGGTTGACAAGGCAAAAGAACA GTACTGGAGCCCAGTTGACGTGTATGTTGGTGGTGCTGAGCATGCTGTTCTTCATTTACTTTATGCCAGGTTCTGGCACAAG GTTCTCTATGACATAGGTGTTGTGTCAACAAAGGAACCATTTAAGTGTGTCATAAATCAGGGCATCATCCTTGGTGAA GTTCAATATACAGCATGCAAAGATGACAAAGGAAATTTGATATCAGCAGACTCTGTCGCTGAGCTGGCTGAGTACAACCAAGAGAAAATACCTGAGGAAAAG GTCATGAAATATGGTGATTTCTTTGTATTGAAAGATAACCCCAATCTTCGCTTGATTGCCCGAGCTCACAAGATGAGTAAAAGTAGGGGAAATGTCATCAATCCTGATGATGTTGTTTTGGAGTATGGTGCAGATTCTCTACGCTTATATGAAATGTTTATGGGTCCATTAAG AGACTCGAAAACATGGAATACAAGTGGTATTGAAGGCGTTCATCGTTTCCTAGCAAGATCTTGGAGATTGATTGTTGGTTCACCCTCGCCCGCTGGCTCATATCCGGATGGAACTTCCACAGTTGATGAGAAACCTTCAATTGAACAACTTCGTTCTTTACACAGATGCATTGATAAG GTAACTGAAGAAATTGAAGGAACTCGGTTCAACACTGGAATTTCTGCAATGATGGAGTTTATTAACGCAGCATATAAG TGGGACAAACTTCCGAGATCAATTATTGAAGCATTTGTTTTGCTGCTCTCACCATATGCACCTCACATGGCGGAGGAGCTCTGGTCTCGTCTGGGACACCCAAATTCCTTGGCATATGAGCCCTTTCCTAAG GCTGATGCTGCATATTTAAAAGAGAGCACTGTAGTCCTTCCAGTCCAAATAAATGGAAAGACTAGAGGTACCATACAGGTCGAAGAAACATGCACGGAAGAGGAGGCCTTTAGATTAGCTTCACTTGATACAAAACTATCCAAGTTTTTGGATGGAAAATCTATTAGGAAGAGAATTTACGTCCAAGGAAAAATTCTGAATATCGTGATAGATGCACAGAAGAAGGTTAAGGTAGCTCAACAGTAG